One genomic window of Thermococcus sp. includes the following:
- a CDS encoding PIN domain-containing protein: protein MSLIEDAEIDIVPEEDRPKIIKEVAGMYGLLPSDATILATCIKQGIPKDSNF from the coding sequence ATTGAAGATGCTGAAATTGATATTGTTCCCGAAGAAGATAGACCCAAGATAATAAAGGAAGTTGCCGGGATGTACGGCCTTCTACCAAGCGATGCAACGATTCTCGCCACCTGCATAAAGCAAGGGATTCCTAAGGATAGCAACTTTTGA